In one Culex quinquefasciatus strain JHB chromosome 2, VPISU_Cqui_1.0_pri_paternal, whole genome shotgun sequence genomic region, the following are encoded:
- the LOC6043822 gene encoding titin, with protein sequence MFPVSYGPPPAVPPSTSRNSLPVSYGPPGPYKSITVKQHLLNALHHIVDAINVAPEDLLRQITSWRPEIASKIEKIEALLRSLPAGRLKLLRDNADVAAIMQQLGVRFPEQSESDVEITIPDKPDRVDEGPKQDLEVIIKPDGVEIVKPDEQNPSELEVTVKPNGVEIVIPEKPDHVDEGKKVESSEHHSVEIVVTDKPEGGSQELQEAEIVVTPHSVVIEIPNKPDHVDEGPVKNEVSAEKLKAESPAASAAYEYDIPKGIEQLPLAAVPDNQYEVPEVPAPINSKEPAVLEATTELSETLDFEVTPSNLPTAQDVPVLPADARPFLSNSFRKKLLQAVTKALRSYQQKLGLTTRVPATQPPPKGKDEKLQELVQDTRSKIASMLKIIDKAAEDGKIPENLADEIDLNTPGILVQLSELEQLLGKDPNEPQKALPTKPDGTTDWGKILHGRDPPTGTRAPKKGKPEVVKASDDADE encoded by the exons ATGTTTCCAGTAAGCTACGGTCCTCCACCAGCGGTTCCGCCTTCAACTAGTCGAAACTCGCTTCCAGTAAGCTATGGACCTCCAGGTCCTTACAAGTCAATCACCGTGAAGCAACACCTGCTGAATGCGCTCCACCACATCGTCGACGCGATCAACGTAGCGCCCGAAGATCTCCTACGGCAGATCACTTCGTGGCGCCCGGAGATCGCCAGCAAGATCGAAAAAATTGAAGCTCTCCTCCGGAGTCTTCCCGCGGGTCGCCTGAAGCTGCTTCGCGACAATGCGGACGTTGCGGCGATCATGCAACAGCTGGGAGTTCGGTTTCCTGAGCAAAGCGAATCCGACGTGGAGATCACGATCCCGGACAAACCTGATCGTGTCGATGAGGGTCCCAAGCAAGATCTGGAAGTGATCATCAAGCCGGACGGGGTGGAGATCGTGAAGCCGGATGAGCAAAACCCGTCTGAACTTGAAGTAACTGTTAAACCCAATGGCGTTGAGATCGTCATCCCTGAAAAGCCGGATCATGTTGACGAAGGAAAGAAAGTGGAGAGTTCCGAACACCATAGTGTAGAGATTGTGGTTACTGATAAACCGGAGGGAGGGTCTCAAGAGCTTCAAGAGGCTGAAATAGTAGTGACTCCCCATAGTGTAGTGATCGAGATTCCCAACAAGCCTGATCATGTGGACGAAGGTCCGGTCAAGAATGAAGTATCTGCAGAGAAACTTAAAGCTGAATCGCCAGCTGCTTCAGCAGCTTATGAGTATGACATTCCTAAGGGTATCGAGCAGCTTCCGCTTGCGGCTGTTCCAGATAATCAGTACGAGGTTCCGGAAGTTCCAGCACCGATCAACTCTAAAGAACCTGCAGTGCTTGAGGCTACCACCGAACTGTCCGAAACTTTAGATTTTGAAGTTACACCCAGCAACCTCCCTACCGCCCAAGACGTTCCAGTTCTTCCAGCTGACGCAAGACCCTTTCTCAGTAATTCATTCCGTAAAAAACTTCTCCAGGCCGTAACGAAAGCGTTACGATCGTACCAGCAGAAGCTCGGCCTAACCACGAGGGTACCCGCCACGCAACCTCCTCCTAAAGGCAAAGACGAGAAGCTGCAGGAGTTGGTACAGGATACCCGCTCCAAGATCGCCAGCATGTTGAAGATCATCGACAAGGCCGCCGAGGACG GTAAAATCCCGGAAAACCTCGCGGACGAGATCGACCTGAACACGCCCGGCATCCTGGTACAGCTCAGCGAGCTGGAGCAGCTGCTCGGGAAGGATCCGAACGAGCCGCAAAAGGCGCTCCCGACAAAGCCGGACGGAACGACCGACTGGGGAAAGATCCTGCACGGGCGGGATCCGCCGACGGGAACGAGGGCGCCCAAGAAGGGCAAGCCGGAAGTGGTGAAGGCGTCCGATGATGCTGATGAATAG